From the genome of Candidatus Polarisedimenticolia bacterium, one region includes:
- the bshA gene encoding N-acetyl-alpha-D-glucosaminyl L-malate synthase BshA, which yields MDRPLNIAMICYPSVGGSGILASQLGEQLARRGHQVHFVSYERPFRLDASLANVFFHPVGVNEYDLFKYPDYTLPLSVKLAEVSRRYDLDLLHAHYAVPHAVAACLARDMLGRDRPRLITTLHGTDTTLIGKDPNFQPVIRHAIEKSSGVTAVSRFLRDETKRTFGVTREIRVIHNFFAPVPPARTRRQVRDELGIQDEFLAIHMSNLRSGKRIDDLLRVVASSRHGDRLRLLILAGGDFAPYRMRLAELGIESRVIVRTAVTDVENYLNAADLGLYTSEHESFGLSILESMFHGHPVLATRAGGVPEVLVDGQTGFLLDAGDVGAFVDKLDAIVETPERYRDLGERGRQRAQDLFSADRIVGEYLDYYQEVLES from the coding sequence GTGGACCGCCCATTGAACATCGCGATGATCTGCTATCCGTCGGTGGGGGGCAGCGGCATCCTGGCCTCGCAGCTGGGAGAGCAGCTGGCCCGCCGCGGCCACCAGGTGCACTTCGTCAGCTACGAAAGGCCGTTCCGGCTCGACGCCTCGCTGGCCAATGTCTTCTTCCACCCGGTCGGGGTCAACGAGTACGACCTGTTCAAGTATCCCGATTACACCCTGCCTCTCTCCGTCAAGCTGGCGGAGGTCAGCCGGCGCTACGATCTCGACCTCCTGCACGCCCACTACGCCGTGCCGCACGCCGTCGCCGCCTGCCTGGCCCGCGACATGCTGGGACGCGACCGGCCGAGGCTGATCACGACGCTGCACGGCACCGACACGACGCTCATCGGCAAGGACCCGAATTTTCAGCCGGTGATTCGGCACGCCATCGAGAAGTCCTCGGGCGTCACCGCCGTCTCCCGGTTCCTCCGGGACGAAACGAAGCGCACCTTCGGCGTCACCCGGGAGATTCGCGTCATCCACAATTTCTTCGCCCCCGTCCCCCCGGCGCGCACGCGCCGTCAGGTGCGCGACGAGCTGGGGATCCAGGACGAGTTCCTCGCGATCCACATGTCCAATCTGCGGTCCGGGAAGCGGATCGACGATCTGCTCCGGGTCGTCGCCTCGTCGCGGCACGGCGACCGGCTGAGACTTCTGATCCTGGCGGGGGGCGACTTCGCGCCCTATCGGATGCGGCTGGCGGAGCTTGGCATCGAGTCCCGGGTCATCGTGAGGACCGCCGTGACGGACGTCGAGAACTACCTGAACGCCGCCGACCTGGGCCTCTACACCTCGGAGCACGAGAGCTTCGGCCTGAGCATCCTGGAGAGCATGTTCCATGGCCACCCGGTCCTCGCCACGCGCGCCGGCGGCGTGCCGGAGGTCCTGGTCGACGGCCAGACCGGGTTCCTGCTGGATGCGGGGGACGTCGGGGCTTTCGTGGACAAGCTGGACGCGATCGTGGAGACCCCGGAGAGGTATCGCGACCTGGGGGAAAGGGGCCGGCAGAGGGCCCAGGATCTCTTCTCCGCCGATCGAATCGTCGGCGAATACCTGGACTACTATCAAGAGGTGCTCGAATCGTGA
- a CDS encoding folylpolyglutamate synthase/dihydrofolate synthase family protein translates to MTLEEALAYLESLEVLGIRPGLDRITALLDRLGRPQDDFPSVLIAGTNGKGSVAACLASILRQSGLAPGVYTSPHLVRFAERIVAEDRPIADEEVAALVPEVRAAIAAVPLLVADPPTYFEATTALACLHFSRRKVPIAVLEVGMGGRFDATNVVRPLACAITRVAMDHMQWLGDTLSEIAYQKAGILKPGVPAVVSEQQQPALEVIRGEAARLGAPLTLASACETKPAGSRAEEGGGGSGPCPDPPVFSLTTPSGGHYPDLALSLRGAHQVENAVVAVLLAERLAAGGVRGIDGRSIAEGLRLAVWPGRLEIVSGRPELLLDGAHNPAGCAALAAYLKDHQRHRSTVLLFASMKDKPAGSMLDLLCPLARKVIVTRVPVPRGETPEALGRLALDRHPDVARADSVGEALGLARDAAGPDGLVVISGSLYLVGEIKKTLRG, encoded by the coding sequence ATGACCCTTGAGGAGGCGCTCGCCTATCTCGAGTCCCTGGAGGTGCTCGGCATCCGGCCGGGCCTGGACCGGATCACCGCCCTCCTGGACCGCCTCGGCCGCCCCCAGGACGACTTCCCCTCCGTCCTGATCGCGGGCACGAACGGCAAGGGCTCGGTCGCCGCCTGCCTGGCGTCGATCCTGCGCCAGTCCGGGCTCGCGCCCGGCGTCTACACCTCTCCCCACCTGGTCCGCTTCGCCGAGCGCATCGTGGCCGAGGACAGGCCGATTGCCGACGAGGAGGTGGCGGCGCTCGTCCCGGAGGTGCGCGCCGCGATTGCCGCCGTGCCCCTCCTGGTGGCCGATCCGCCGACCTACTTCGAAGCGACGACCGCCCTGGCATGTCTCCACTTCAGCCGGCGCAAGGTGCCGATCGCGGTCCTCGAGGTCGGCATGGGTGGCCGGTTCGATGCGACCAACGTCGTGCGGCCGCTGGCCTGCGCCATCACGCGCGTCGCCATGGATCACATGCAATGGCTCGGAGACACCCTCTCCGAAATCGCCTACCAGAAGGCCGGTATCCTGAAACCCGGCGTCCCGGCCGTCGTGTCGGAGCAGCAGCAGCCGGCCCTCGAGGTCATCCGCGGCGAGGCGGCCCGCCTCGGGGCGCCCCTCACGCTGGCCTCCGCCTGCGAGACCAAGCCGGCCGGGTCGCGGGCGGAGGAGGGCGGTGGCGGATCCGGACCCTGCCCCGATCCGCCGGTCTTCTCGCTCACGACCCCTTCGGGGGGCCACTACCCCGATCTCGCCCTGTCCCTGCGCGGCGCGCACCAGGTGGAGAACGCCGTCGTCGCCGTCCTCCTCGCCGAACGGCTCGCGGCCGGAGGGGTCCGAGGCATCGATGGGCGCTCGATCGCCGAGGGCCTCCGCCTGGCCGTCTGGCCCGGCCGCCTCGAGATCGTCTCCGGCCGCCCCGAGCTCCTGCTCGACGGCGCCCACAATCCCGCCGGCTGCGCCGCGCTCGCCGCCTACCTGAAGGACCACCAGCGCCACAGGAGCACCGTCCTTCTTTTCGCGTCGATGAAGGACAAGCCGGCAGGCAGCATGCTCGATCTCCTCTGCCCGCTGGCGCGCAAGGTGATCGTCACGCGCGTGCCCGTCCCCCGCGGAGAGACGCCCGAAGCCCTGGGCCGCCTCGCCCTGGACCGCCACCCGGACGTGGCCCGGGCGGATTCCGTCGGCGAGGCCCTGGGCCTCGCCCGCGACGCCGCCGGCCCGGACGGGCTCGTCGTCATCAGCGGCTCCCTCTACCTGGTCGGGGAGATCAAGAAGACCCTGCGGGGCTGA
- the arfB gene encoding alternative ribosome rescue aminoacyl-tRNA hydrolase ArfB: protein MLRTLRVGDRIRVEPDELRFQFARSAGAGGQNVNKVNSKAVLRFAVSASQGVPADVRERFLRRFARRITRDGDLVLASQRTRDQRRNVEDCIDKLAAMLAQVADAPAPRRPTRPGRGSTERRLREKRTRSAIKSQRRRPDDAD from the coding sequence ATGCTTCGCACGCTGCGCGTCGGCGATCGGATCAGGGTGGAGCCCGACGAGCTGCGCTTCCAGTTCGCGCGCAGCGCCGGCGCCGGCGGCCAGAATGTCAACAAGGTCAACAGCAAGGCGGTCCTGCGCTTCGCGGTCTCCGCCTCGCAGGGCGTGCCCGCCGACGTGCGCGAGCGCTTCCTGCGCCGCTTCGCCCGCCGCATCACGCGCGACGGCGACCTGGTCCTCGCCAGCCAGCGGACGCGGGATCAGCGGCGCAACGTCGAGGACTGCATCGACAAGCTGGCCGCCATGCTGGCGCAGGTCGCCGACGCCCCGGCTCCGCGCCGGCCGACCCGGCCCGGCCGGGGAAGCACGGAGCGGCGCCTGCGCGAGAAGCGGACCCGTTCGGCGATCAAGAGCCAGCGGCGTCGGCCGGACGACGCCGACTAG
- a CDS encoding OmpA family protein, producing the protein MLKPCVSVRCLARPAAVAIVVTVLALSAGCVSSGKYKSLQQERDALSARNQALQGDVSAANQKGEALAQEKSALAAEKAALEARLAQLEDQEKTLGSQLQQHEEDARKLKSTYDGLLGSLKKELEAGQIQVQQLRDGLSVNVAQEILFASGSAALDKSGKEVLQRVAEQLKQTSYQVVVTGHTDNKPIGAGLVSRYPTNWELAGARAASVVRLFVESGLPATRMLAASMGEIQPAASNDTPEGRAKNRRIEIRLRPVVVEE; encoded by the coding sequence ATGCTCAAGCCATGCGTGTCTGTGCGCTGTCTCGCTCGCCCGGCGGCCGTGGCGATCGTCGTGACGGTGCTTGCGCTTTCGGCCGGGTGCGTGTCGAGCGGCAAGTACAAGTCACTCCAGCAGGAGCGCGACGCCCTGTCCGCGCGCAACCAGGCCCTGCAGGGAGACGTGAGCGCGGCCAACCAGAAGGGGGAGGCCCTTGCTCAGGAGAAGAGCGCCCTGGCCGCCGAGAAGGCGGCCCTCGAGGCGCGGCTGGCCCAGCTCGAGGATCAGGAAAAGACCCTCGGCTCGCAGCTGCAGCAGCATGAGGAGGACGCCCGGAAGCTCAAGTCCACCTACGACGGTCTTCTCGGGAGCCTGAAGAAGGAGCTGGAGGCCGGCCAGATTCAGGTGCAGCAGCTGCGCGACGGATTGAGCGTCAACGTGGCGCAGGAGATCCTGTTCGCCTCCGGCTCGGCGGCGCTCGACAAGAGCGGCAAGGAGGTCCTGCAGAGGGTGGCGGAGCAGCTGAAGCAGACGAGCTACCAGGTCGTGGTCACCGGCCACACCGACAACAAGCCGATCGGCGCGGGGCTCGTCAGCCGCTATCCGACCAACTGGGAGCTGGCGGGGGCGCGCGCCGCGAGCGTCGTCCGGCTGTTCGTGGAATCGGGACTGCCCGCCACGCGCATGCTCGCGGCGTCGATGGGGGAGATCCAGCCCGCCGCCTCGAACGACACGCCGGAAGGGCGGGCCAAGAACCGCCGCATCGAGATCCGGCTGCGGCCGGTCGTCGTCGAGGAGTAG
- a CDS encoding MFS transporter, which yields MRVADRLDRLPLAGFHYRLLLLSGLGWLFDSMDGGLMSFVLARLKTEWHLTPDQIAALSSAGLAGMFLGGAVAGSLADRFGRKAVFQTTLIIFSVATGLCALAKGFGSLLLLRFLVGFGLGGELPVAAALVSEFAPARHRGRLVVLLESFWAFGWAAAAIIAELLARQAEAAGRGFPWRTAFLIGALPALYVFVLRRSLPESPRYLAAHGRISEAESTLRSIERQSGIEPGAPLVEDGAMGSGRRARLRDLFGPGVARRTAMLWILWFAMAYSYYGIFTWLPTLIAGRGFPLVQSFQFTLIITLAQIPGYFAAAFLVEKVGRKATLVPFMLLCALSSYAFGGAQSPNDLVLWGSLVSFFNLGAWGVTYGYTPELYPTWLRGTGTGSAAAFGRIGGVVAPLVVGKLMGTWGGGFTAVFVMFAAVLVMGSIGVVALGEETRGRTLEEISRGL from the coding sequence ATGCGGGTCGCCGACCGGCTGGACCGCCTCCCCCTGGCAGGCTTCCACTACCGTCTGCTGCTCCTGAGCGGGCTGGGCTGGCTGTTCGATTCGATGGACGGCGGATTGATGTCGTTCGTCCTGGCGCGCCTGAAGACCGAGTGGCACCTGACACCGGATCAGATCGCCGCCCTCTCCAGCGCCGGCCTGGCCGGCATGTTCCTCGGCGGGGCGGTCGCCGGCTCGCTCGCCGACCGCTTCGGCCGCAAGGCGGTCTTCCAGACGACCCTGATCATCTTCAGCGTCGCCACCGGCCTGTGCGCCCTGGCGAAGGGGTTCGGATCGCTCCTGCTCCTGCGCTTCCTGGTCGGGTTCGGCCTGGGAGGGGAGCTGCCGGTGGCCGCCGCCCTGGTCAGCGAGTTCGCCCCGGCCCGCCACCGCGGCCGGCTGGTCGTCCTCCTCGAGTCGTTCTGGGCGTTCGGCTGGGCGGCGGCCGCGATCATCGCCGAGCTCCTGGCGCGGCAGGCGGAGGCGGCGGGTCGCGGCTTTCCGTGGCGCACCGCCTTCCTGATCGGGGCGCTGCCGGCCCTGTACGTGTTCGTCCTGCGGCGCTCCCTGCCCGAATCGCCGCGCTATCTGGCGGCGCACGGCCGGATCTCCGAGGCCGAGTCGACCCTGCGCTCCATCGAGCGGCAGAGCGGCATCGAGCCCGGCGCGCCGCTCGTCGAGGACGGCGCCATGGGGTCCGGACGCCGGGCGCGCCTGCGCGATCTGTTCGGCCCCGGGGTCGCCCGCCGCACCGCCATGCTCTGGATCCTCTGGTTCGCGATGGCGTACTCCTACTACGGCATCTTCACCTGGCTGCCGACCCTCATCGCCGGCAGGGGGTTTCCTCTGGTCCAGTCGTTCCAGTTCACCCTGATCATCACGCTGGCGCAGATTCCCGGATACTTTGCCGCCGCGTTTCTCGTCGAGAAGGTCGGCCGCAAGGCGACCCTGGTCCCTTTCATGCTGCTGTGCGCCCTCTCTTCGTATGCCTTCGGCGGCGCGCAATCTCCGAACGACCTCGTCCTCTGGGGATCCCTGGTGTCGTTCTTCAACCTGGGGGCCTGGGGCGTGACCTACGGGTACACCCCCGAGCTCTACCCGACCTGGCTCCGCGGCACGGGGACCGGGTCCGCCGCCGCCTTCGGCCGGATCGGCGGCGTCGTGGCGCCGCTCGTCGTCGGCAAGCTGATGGGGACGTGGGGCGGCGGCTTCACCGCGGTGTTCGTGATGTTCGCCGCCGTCCTGGTCATGGGCTCGATCGGCGTCGTCGCGCTCGGCGAAGAGACCCGCGGCCGCACGCTCGAGGAAATCTCCCGCGGCCTGTGA
- a CDS encoding PIG-L family deacetylase, which translates to MAILLAGAGTGFVSAQAPQRPDAAEIQLALKKLRVLASVLYVGAHPDDENNELIGFLAKGRLADTAYLSMTRGDGGQNLIGPEIGERLGIIRSQELLAARRIDGGRQFFTRAIDFGFSKNPEETLRIWNRNEVLADTVRVFRLFQPDVVITRFPSTARPTHGHHTASALLAREAFAAAGDPKRFPDQVKAIGLWKPRRIFWNTSPWFYDRKEDFKEEGLLKLDVGEFNPLLGLSFSELAARSRSMHQSQGFGSSGTRGESLEYLEVLDGEKAGTDLFDGIDTTWGRIAGGAAVGEILDRAYQTFNPESPSLSVPLLLEAREKLRALPAGRWKSVKQADLDRAIVACLGVYLEAASATSAAVPGETIKLNLEAANPSPHRVRLKRVAFPGTGTDEPLDQGLSGREGLGKEMEITLPAGVTDSQPYWLREKGGAGLFRVDDPALIGLPENPPPVTAVFGLEVNGSPFSVERPVVYKWTDPVRGELYRPFEVIPEVAVDLPDHVFVFPGPESREVSVQVRAGRAGVEGALRLEVPGGWQASPPSREFRLGEKGAEATLKFEVRPPASASTGALRAVAESGGKRFDRGLVHIEHSHIPPQVLLPPAEGRLVRLDLQRKGQTIGYVQGAGDQIPAGLRQIGYTVVELREDELVPERLRGFDAVILGVRAYNTVEGIKLHQPALFDYAKAGGRLIIQYNTGHELKVEAVAPYPLTISRDRVTEENAEVRFLLSKHPVLNQPNRITPADFEGWVQERGLYFANKWDPHFQAILSSNDAGEPPRDGGLLVAPYGDGFVVYTGYSWFRQIPAGVPGAYRIFVNLISLGR; encoded by the coding sequence ATGGCGATCCTCCTTGCAGGGGCCGGAACGGGCTTTGTTTCCGCCCAGGCTCCGCAGCGGCCCGACGCGGCCGAGATCCAGCTGGCTCTGAAGAAGCTGCGGGTCCTGGCCAGCGTGCTCTACGTCGGCGCCCACCCGGACGACGAGAACAACGAGCTGATCGGCTTCCTGGCCAAGGGACGGCTGGCCGACACGGCGTACCTGTCGATGACCCGGGGGGACGGCGGCCAGAACCTGATCGGTCCGGAGATCGGCGAGCGGCTCGGGATCATCCGATCCCAGGAGCTCCTGGCGGCCCGGCGGATCGACGGGGGACGCCAGTTCTTCACGCGGGCGATCGATTTCGGCTTCTCCAAGAACCCGGAGGAGACCCTGCGGATCTGGAACCGGAACGAGGTCCTCGCCGACACGGTCCGCGTCTTCCGGCTGTTCCAGCCCGACGTCGTGATCACCCGGTTCCCTTCGACGGCCCGCCCGACCCACGGGCATCACACCGCGTCCGCCCTTCTCGCCCGTGAGGCGTTCGCGGCGGCGGGCGACCCGAAGCGGTTTCCGGATCAGGTCAAGGCGATCGGTCTCTGGAAGCCCAGGCGGATCTTCTGGAACACCTCGCCATGGTTCTACGACCGGAAGGAGGATTTCAAGGAGGAGGGGCTGCTGAAGCTCGACGTGGGAGAGTTCAACCCCCTCCTCGGGCTGTCCTTCTCCGAGCTCGCCGCCCGGAGCCGGAGCATGCACCAGAGCCAGGGGTTCGGGTCGAGCGGGACCCGTGGGGAGTCCCTCGAATACCTCGAGGTCCTGGACGGAGAGAAGGCCGGCACCGACCTGTTCGACGGGATCGACACCACCTGGGGCCGGATCGCGGGAGGAGCCGCGGTCGGCGAGATCCTGGATCGGGCCTACCAGACTTTCAATCCCGAGAGCCCGTCCCTGAGCGTGCCCCTGCTCCTCGAAGCGCGCGAGAAGCTTCGCGCCCTGCCGGCCGGCCGCTGGAAGAGCGTCAAGCAGGCCGACCTGGACCGGGCGATCGTCGCCTGCCTGGGTGTCTATCTCGAGGCGGCCTCCGCGACCTCCGCGGCGGTGCCGGGAGAGACGATCAAGCTCAACCTGGAAGCGGCCAACCCTTCGCCGCACCGCGTGCGGCTGAAGCGGGTCGCGTTTCCCGGCACCGGGACCGACGAGCCCCTGGACCAGGGCCTCAGCGGCCGCGAGGGGCTCGGCAAGGAGATGGAGATCACGCTTCCCGCGGGCGTGACCGACTCGCAGCCCTACTGGCTGCGGGAGAAGGGGGGGGCGGGCCTGTTCCGGGTGGACGACCCGGCCCTCATCGGTCTTCCGGAAAACCCGCCGCCCGTGACGGCGGTCTTCGGCCTCGAGGTGAACGGGTCGCCGTTCTCCGTGGAGCGGCCGGTCGTCTACAAGTGGACCGATCCGGTCCGCGGGGAGCTGTACCGTCCGTTCGAAGTGATCCCGGAGGTGGCGGTCGATCTCCCCGACCACGTCTTCGTCTTCCCGGGCCCCGAATCCCGGGAGGTCTCGGTCCAGGTGCGCGCCGGCCGCGCCGGTGTCGAAGGGGCGCTGCGCCTGGAGGTCCCCGGCGGCTGGCAGGCCTCCCCGCCGTCCCGGGAATTCCGTCTCGGGGAGAAAGGGGCCGAGGCCACCCTGAAGTTCGAAGTCCGCCCCCCGGCCTCCGCTTCCACGGGGGCCCTGAGGGCCGTGGCCGAATCGGGAGGCAAGCGGTTCGACCGCGGGCTCGTCCACATCGAGCACTCGCACATACCGCCCCAGGTCCTCCTGCCCCCGGCCGAGGGGCGGCTGGTCCGCCTTGATCTGCAGAGAAAGGGGCAGACGATAGGCTACGTGCAGGGGGCCGGCGATCAGATCCCGGCCGGGCTCCGGCAGATCGGCTACACGGTGGTCGAGCTGCGGGAGGACGAACTCGTTCCGGAACGCCTGCGGGGATTCGATGCGGTCATCCTCGGAGTGCGGGCCTACAACACGGTCGAGGGGATCAAGCTCCACCAGCCGGCCCTGTTCGACTACGCCAAGGCGGGGGGCAGGCTGATCATTCAGTACAACACCGGCCACGAGCTCAAGGTCGAGGCGGTCGCGCCCTATCCGCTCACGATCTCGCGCGACCGGGTCACCGAGGAGAACGCCGAGGTCCGCTTCCTCCTTTCGAAGCACCCGGTGCTCAACCAGCCCAATCGGATCACCCCGGCCGATTTCGAGGGGTGGGTGCAGGAGCGCGGCCTGTATTTCGCCAACAAATGGGACCCGCACTTCCAGGCGATCCTCTCCAGCAACGACGCCGGAGAACCGCCGCGGGACGGCGGGCTGCTGGTCGCGCCGTACGGCGACGGCTTCGTCGTCTACACCGGCTACTCCTGGTTCCGGCAGATCCCGGCCGGCGTGCCGGGGGCGTACCGGATCTTCGTCAACCTGATCTCGCTGGGCCGGTAA
- a CDS encoding DUF2911 domain-containing protein, whose translation MKKALLCTTIAALLVSSASAELKLPRVSQKASVTQTVGLTDVTVQYCRPGVKGRVIWGELVPYDKVWRTGANEATTFSFSKPVKINGQALPAGIYSFHTIPGKSAWTLIFNKKAEQWGSYDYDASMDALRIQVTPVTGPHQEWMAFSFSDVASDRATVELAWEKLRIPFKIEADTNNQAMASIREALAGDVKDWEDPYSAASYAFNANLDNRAEAMKWIDQSVALKETYWNLRLKATMLDKDGKRKEAIALAEKAVAIGKEAKDEPGEIAKTEQQIADWKAGAGR comes from the coding sequence ATGAAGAAAGCCCTGTTGTGCACCACCATCGCCGCGCTTCTGGTGTCGAGCGCGTCCGCCGAGCTGAAGCTGCCGCGCGTGAGCCAGAAGGCCTCGGTGACCCAGACGGTCGGTCTGACCGACGTCACCGTCCAGTACTGCCGCCCCGGGGTGAAGGGACGGGTCATCTGGGGCGAGCTCGTCCCCTACGACAAGGTCTGGAGGACCGGCGCGAACGAGGCCACCACCTTCTCGTTCAGCAAGCCGGTCAAGATCAACGGCCAGGCGCTCCCGGCCGGGATCTACTCCTTCCACACCATTCCCGGCAAGTCGGCCTGGACGCTCATCTTCAACAAGAAGGCGGAGCAGTGGGGCAGCTACGACTACGACGCCTCCATGGACGCCCTGCGCATCCAGGTCACGCCCGTGACGGGCCCGCATCAGGAGTGGATGGCATTCTCGTTCTCTGACGTCGCGAGCGATCGCGCCACGGTCGAGCTCGCCTGGGAGAAGCTGCGGATCCCCTTCAAGATCGAGGCCGACACCAACAACCAGGCGATGGCCAGCATCCGGGAGGCCCTGGCGGGGGACGTGAAAGACTGGGAAGACCCCTACAGCGCCGCCAGCTACGCCTTCAACGCCAACCTCGACAACCGCGCCGAGGCCATGAAATGGATCGACCAGTCGGTCGCCCTGAAGGAGACCTACTGGAACCTCCGCCTGAAGGCCACCATGCTCGACAAGGACGGCAAGAGGAAGGAGGCGATCGCCCTCGCCGAGAAGGCGGTGGCGATCGGCAAGGAGGCCAAGGACGAGCCGGGCGAGATCGCCAAGACCGAACAACAGATCGCCGACTGGAAGGCCGGCGCCGGTCGCTGA
- a CDS encoding DinB family protein, which translates to MRSSKLALPATIVGLALAAAFLLPATAEAKKKAAPKSDFTSDVIANLTRVGKQLVTLAEATPADKFSWRPTDEVRRVSEVYMHVAGANDVIPVLLGAAPPKGVTIPEKPFDLSPRLEAEVTSKDEVIARLRESFDYAVAALKSIPPADLDTESQAFGFPASKRAYVLILLSHAHEHLGQSIAYARSIGVVPPWSVPKEAGSGGD; encoded by the coding sequence ATGAGAAGCTCGAAGCTCGCGTTGCCTGCCACGATCGTCGGCCTCGCCCTGGCGGCGGCGTTCCTGCTGCCGGCCACGGCGGAGGCGAAGAAGAAGGCCGCGCCGAAGTCCGATTTCACGAGCGACGTGATCGCCAACCTCACCCGCGTCGGGAAGCAGCTCGTCACCCTGGCCGAAGCGACGCCGGCGGACAAGTTCTCGTGGCGCCCGACCGACGAGGTACGCCGGGTCAGCGAGGTCTACATGCACGTGGCGGGCGCCAACGACGTGATCCCTGTCCTGCTGGGGGCGGCCCCCCCGAAGGGCGTGACGATTCCGGAGAAGCCTTTCGACCTGTCCCCGAGGCTGGAGGCCGAGGTCACCTCCAAGGATGAGGTCATCGCCCGGCTGCGGGAGTCCTTCGACTACGCCGTGGCCGCGCTCAAGTCGATCCCGCCGGCGGACCTCGACACGGAGAGCCAGGCGTTCGGCTTCCCGGCCAGCAAACGCGCCTATGTCCTGATCCTGTTGAGTCACGCCCACGAGCACCTGGGGCAGTCGATCGCCTATGCCCGGAGCATCGGCGTCGTACCGCCGTGGAGCGTGCCGAAGGAGGCCGGGTCCGGAGGAGACTAG
- a CDS encoding sodium:solute symporter produces MSPLDFVVLFGTLLAIAGYGIWRTRGSRDLEGYFRGDHTMKWGTIGLSVMATQASAITFLSTPGLAYEQGMAFVQNYLGLPIALVIVSALFIPMYYRLRVYTAYEYLERRFDLKTRQLGAFLFLIQRGLSAGITIYAPSIIVSTLLGWSLDFTILLVGILAVAYTVSGGTRAVSLTQKYQLAVIWAGMFTAFALIVREVTGRISFPQALALAGKMGRLEVINPSFDFSTRYTLWSGMLGGLFLALSYFGTDQSQVQRYLTGRSVTESRLGLMFNAVVKVPMQFFILFVGVMVFLFYQFEEPPMLFKQSAVRAVQESARAPELQRLETRYSAAFREKRDGVNDLAAALRGDDEEAIAAARDRVRALQAQAEAIRTEAKKLVVAVDPRMEVKDSDYVFLTFILNHLPRGVIGLLIAVIFSAAMSSIASELNALGSTSSVDLYRRLIRPRESERHYVIASRVLTAFWGVAVIAFALFAYMVENLIEAVNILGSLFYGTILGIFLTAFLVKRVGGHAVFLAALLAEGTVIALFFTTDIGYLWYNLIGCGLVLVLGLVLQAALPGGGPVLKNPV; encoded by the coding sequence GTGAGCCCGCTCGATTTCGTCGTGCTGTTCGGCACGCTCCTGGCCATCGCGGGCTACGGGATCTGGAGGACGCGCGGCAGCCGCGACCTGGAAGGGTATTTCCGGGGCGATCACACGATGAAATGGGGGACCATCGGCCTGTCGGTGATGGCGACCCAGGCCAGCGCCATCACCTTCCTCTCGACCCCCGGGCTCGCGTACGAGCAGGGAATGGCGTTCGTCCAGAACTACCTCGGCCTGCCGATCGCGCTGGTGATCGTCTCGGCGCTGTTCATCCCGATGTACTACCGCCTGCGGGTCTACACCGCCTACGAATACCTGGAGCGGCGGTTCGACCTGAAGACCCGCCAGCTGGGGGCCTTCCTGTTCCTGATCCAGCGGGGGCTTTCCGCCGGGATCACCATCTACGCCCCGTCGATCATCGTGTCGACCCTGCTCGGCTGGAGCCTCGATTTCACCATCCTCCTCGTCGGAATCCTGGCGGTGGCCTACACCGTCTCGGGCGGGACGCGCGCGGTCAGCCTCACGCAGAAATACCAGCTGGCGGTCATCTGGGCGGGGATGTTCACGGCCTTCGCTCTCATCGTCCGGGAGGTCACGGGCCGGATCTCCTTTCCCCAGGCGCTGGCGCTGGCCGGAAAGATGGGGAGGCTCGAAGTCATCAATCCCTCGTTCGATTTCAGCACGCGCTACACCCTCTGGTCCGGAATGCTCGGCGGGCTGTTCCTGGCGCTGTCCTATTTCGGCACCGATCAGTCGCAGGTGCAGCGCTACCTGACCGGCAGGTCGGTGACCGAGAGCCGGCTCGGACTGATGTTCAACGCCGTCGTCAAGGTGCCGATGCAGTTCTTCATCCTGTTCGTCGGCGTGATGGTGTTCCTGTTCTACCAGTTCGAGGAGCCGCCCATGCTGTTCAAGCAGTCGGCCGTGCGGGCGGTCCAGGAGTCGGCCCGCGCGCCTGAGCTGCAGCGCCTCGAGACCCGCTACTCCGCCGCCTTCCGGGAGAAGCGGGACGGGGTGAACGACCTGGCCGCCGCCCTGCGGGGGGACGACGAGGAGGCCATCGCCGCCGCCCGGGATCGGGTCCGCGCCCTGCAGGCGCAGGCGGAGGCGATCCGGACGGAGGCCAAGAAGCTCGTGGTCGCGGTGGATCCGCGCATGGAGGTGAAGGACTCCGACTACGTCTTCCTGACCTTCATCCTGAACCACCTGCCGCGGGGGGTGATCGGCCTCCTCATCGCGGTCATCTTCAGCGCGGCGATGTCGTCCATCGCCTCGGAGCTGAACGCCCTCGGCTCGACCAGCTCCGTCGATCTCTACCGGAGGCTGATCCGGCCGCGGGAGAGCGAGCGCCACTACGTGATCGCCTCCCGCGTGCTGACGGCATTCTGGGGCGTGGCGGTCATCGCCTTCGCCCTGTTCGCCTACATGGTCGAGAACCTGATCGAGGCGGTGAACATCCTGGGATCGCTGTTCTACGGCACGATCCTGGGGATCTTCCTGACCGCCTTCCTCGTGAAGCGGGTGGGGGGCCATGCCGTGTTCCTGGCGGCGCTTCTGGCCGAAGGGACGGTCATCGCCCTCTTCTTCACCACCGACATCGGCTACCTCTGGTACAACCTGATCGGCTGCGGCCTGGTCCTGGTTCTGGGCCTGGTGCTGCAGGCGGCCCTGCCGGGAGGCGGGCCGGTCCTGAAGAACCCCGTCTGA